The Snodgrassella alvi wkB2 genome window below encodes:
- a CDS encoding DedA family protein, whose translation MNVEQLLNHYGYLAIFIGSILEGETILTLAGFFVHKGYLLFLPSILCAAGGGMLGDQICFLLGRYYGKHLLQHFPKLDPMVAKTDRLLCKHSSVIIIGVRFMYGLRIAGPIAIGMSKVTFHRFLLFNALGALLWATIIVSFGYLFGQSAQWLFAEFQQYTKLLFVVILIVAVFALLIYWYIKRHRNK comes from the coding sequence ATGAATGTTGAGCAATTACTGAATCACTATGGCTATCTGGCCATATTTATCGGCAGCATTCTTGAAGGTGAAACCATATTGACCCTGGCCGGCTTTTTCGTACACAAAGGCTATTTGTTATTTTTACCTTCAATCCTGTGCGCGGCAGGTGGCGGGATGCTGGGTGACCAGATATGTTTTTTGCTCGGCCGTTATTACGGTAAACACCTATTGCAGCATTTCCCTAAACTGGATCCGATGGTAGCCAAAACCGATCGTTTGCTGTGTAAACACAGCTCTGTCATTATTATCGGAGTACGCTTCATGTATGGTTTGCGTATTGCCGGCCCGATTGCCATCGGTATGAGTAAAGTAACATTCCATCGGTTTCTGTTATTTAATGCATTGGGCGCTTTACTCTGGGCAACCATTATCGTTAGTTTTGGTTATCTGTTCGGACAATCAGCGCAATGGCTGTTTGCAGAGTTTCAACAATACACGAAACTGCTCTTTGTTGTTATTCTGATAGTAGCTGTATTTGCTTTGCTGATATACTGGTATATCAAACGGCATCGTAATAAATAA
- a CDS encoding exodeoxyribonuclease III: protein MRIISANVNGIRSATSKGFIDYLAQAQADIVCVQELKAQEADMTEQMKHPLGMYGAWHTAVKRGYSGVAIYSKQQPDDVQIGLGWEDFDHEGRYVRADFGKLSVISVYLPSGSSSEERQQAKFCFLDKFLPVLRELQALQRDIVICGDWNIAHQNIDLKNWRGNLKNSGFLPEEREWLSQIINELGWVDIWRTLYPEIPGYTWWSNRGQAYAKDVGWRIDYQMATPALAACAQTATIYKEEKFSDHAPLIVDYNYQIKCTK, encoded by the coding sequence ATGCGCATTATTTCAGCCAATGTAAATGGAATACGTTCAGCTACCAGTAAGGGTTTTATTGATTATCTGGCGCAGGCACAGGCTGATATTGTGTGTGTTCAGGAATTAAAAGCCCAGGAAGCGGATATGACTGAGCAGATGAAGCATCCGCTGGGTATGTATGGTGCGTGGCATACCGCAGTGAAACGCGGCTATAGTGGTGTGGCAATTTACAGTAAACAGCAGCCTGATGATGTGCAAATCGGCTTAGGATGGGAAGATTTTGATCATGAAGGCCGCTATGTACGTGCTGATTTTGGCAAGCTCAGTGTTATTTCAGTATATCTGCCTTCCGGAAGCAGTTCGGAAGAGCGGCAGCAGGCTAAATTCTGTTTTCTGGATAAATTTTTACCGGTTCTGCGCGAATTACAAGCCTTACAGCGCGATATCGTAATCTGTGGCGACTGGAATATAGCGCACCAGAATATTGATTTAAAAAACTGGCGCGGCAATCTGAAAAATTCCGGTTTTTTGCCGGAAGAGCGCGAATGGCTGAGTCAGATTATCAATGAGCTTGGCTGGGTAGATATCTGGCGTACGCTGTATCCTGAGATTCCCGGTTATACCTGGTGGAGCAATCGGGGGCAGGCTTATGCCAAAGATGTAGGCTGGCGTATTGATTATCAGATGGCCACGCCGGCATTGGCTGCCTGTGCACAAACTGCTACGATCTATAAAGAAGAAAAATTTTCTGATCATGCGCCTTTGATTGTTGATTATAACTATCAAATAAAGTGCACAAAGTAA
- a CDS encoding porin gives MKKNLIALALTTLPVVAMADVVLYGQMKAGYEVSSTKTSGDSRGPYQNGIADYGSRIGFKGSEDLGNGLKAIWQVESAIHLGNSNGKADGWANRDSFIGFQSEFGTVRAGRISNQMKANMDTVDPWEYNNEVLGLGKFTRTGQRYVGIAYDSPEWAGFKFNALYSPRDNVNGGDRNSEYDYGMGAGDKYSIGLNYHNAGYFAKYGFDYLKNSAAIITESGNTKLKDGQVHRVEGGYDANNLFVGVGYQYTKNTSSYFNGLKGASIPVGVNEQGNLISMNVGDHNVTWDNQGQEAALTVGYHFGNIFPKFTYAHGWDIKLDGDKMKNTKYDQIVLGADYDFSKHTTANVQAGWLREGNGYNELNESRGKNKTTAFGVGLKHTF, from the coding sequence ATGAAAAAAAACCTGATTGCTTTGGCTTTGACCACTTTGCCGGTTGTTGCTATGGCAGATGTTGTTTTATACGGCCAAATGAAAGCAGGCTATGAAGTATCTTCTACTAAAACCAGTGGTGACAGCCGTGGTCCGTACCAGAATGGTATAGCTGATTATGGTTCACGCATTGGTTTCAAGGGTTCTGAAGATTTAGGTAATGGTCTGAAAGCTATCTGGCAGGTTGAGTCTGCTATCCATCTGGGTAATAGTAATGGTAAAGCTGATGGCTGGGCTAATCGTGATTCTTTCATTGGTTTTCAGTCTGAATTCGGTACTGTTCGTGCCGGTCGCATTAGTAATCAGATGAAGGCCAATATGGATACAGTTGATCCATGGGAATACAACAATGAAGTACTGGGTTTAGGTAAATTTACCCGTACCGGTCAGCGTTATGTAGGTATTGCTTACGATTCTCCGGAATGGGCTGGTTTCAAATTTAATGCATTATACTCTCCGCGTGATAATGTAAATGGAGGTGATCGGAACAGTGAGTATGATTATGGTATGGGTGCCGGTGATAAATACAGTATCGGTCTGAATTATCACAATGCCGGATATTTTGCAAAATATGGTTTCGATTATCTGAAAAATTCAGCAGCTATAATTACTGAATCCGGTAACACTAAATTAAAAGACGGTCAGGTACATCGCGTTGAAGGCGGCTATGATGCTAATAATCTGTTTGTAGGTGTAGGTTACCAATATACCAAAAATACCAGCTCTTATTTCAATGGTTTAAAAGGTGCTTCTATTCCTGTAGGCGTAAATGAGCAGGGTAACTTAATCAGCATGAATGTTGGTGATCATAATGTAACCTGGGATAATCAGGGACAGGAAGCAGCTCTGACTGTTGGTTACCACTTTGGTAATATTTTTCCGAAATTCACTTATGCCCATGGCTGGGACATTAAGTTGGATGGCGATAAAATGAAAAATACCAAATACGATCAGATCGTATTAGGTGCTGATTATGATTTCTCTAAACATACTACTGCTAATGTACAGGCTGGCTGGTTGCGTGAGGGTAATGGCTACAATGAACTGAACGAAAGCAGAGGTAAAAATAAAACTACTGCATTTGGTGTTGGTCTGAAACATACTTTCTAA
- a CDS encoding porin, which yields MKKTLIALALTTLPVAAMAEVVLYGQMKAGYEVSSTKTSGETRGPYQNGIGDYGSRIGFKGSEDLGNGLKAIWQVESRIHLGNSNGGSDGWANRDSFLGLETKYGTVRAGRISNQMNANMDIVDAWEYNNEALGLGKFTRTDARYVGIAYDSPEWAGFSFNLLYSPRDNVNGGDRPAEYAAGIGTGEKYSLGLNYQNSGWFAKYGFDYLKNSAVKVDDDLTTDLKDGQVHRVEGGYDANNWFVGVGYQYTKNTTSYYRGLKEASVGSIGDHNLTLDNQGQEAALTVGYHFGNIFPKISYAHGWDVKINGDKEKNTKYDQVVLGADYDFSKRTTANVQAGWLREGNGEGLGKDKTTAVGVGLKHTF from the coding sequence ATGAAAAAAACCCTGATTGCTTTGGCTTTGACCACTTTGCCGGTTGCCGCTATGGCTGAGGTTGTTTTGTATGGCCAAATGAAAGCAGGCTATGAAGTTTCTTCTACTAAAACCAGTGGCGAAACCCGCGGTCCGTACCAGAATGGTATTGGTGACTACGGTTCACGTATCGGTTTCAAAGGTTCTGAAGACCTGGGTAACGGTCTGAAAGCTATCTGGCAGGTTGAATCCCGCATTCATTTGGGTAATAGTAATGGCGGATCTGATGGCTGGGCTAACCGTGACTCTTTCTTAGGTTTGGAAACTAAATACGGTACTGTTCGCGCTGGTCGTATCAGCAATCAGATGAATGCTAATATGGACATCGTTGATGCATGGGAATACAACAATGAAGCATTGGGTCTGGGTAAATTCACCCGTACTGATGCCCGTTATGTAGGTATTGCTTATGATTCTCCGGAATGGGCTGGTTTCAGCTTCAACTTATTGTACTCTCCGCGTGATAACGTAAACGGTGGTGATCGTCCTGCTGAGTACGCAGCTGGTATCGGTACCGGTGAGAAATACAGCCTTGGTTTGAACTACCAAAATTCTGGCTGGTTTGCTAAATACGGTTTTGACTACCTGAAAAATTCTGCTGTTAAAGTTGATGATGATCTGACAACAGATCTGAAAGATGGTCAGGTACACCGTGTTGAAGGTGGTTATGATGCCAATAATTGGTTTGTAGGTGTTGGATATCAGTATACTAAAAACACTACTTCATACTACAGAGGTTTAAAAGAAGCAAGTGTTGGTAGCATTGGTGACCACAATTTAACTTTGGATAACCAGGGACAGGAAGCAGCTCTGACTGTTGGTTATCACTTTGGTAATATTTTCCCGAAAATTTCCTATGCTCATGGCTGGGATGTAAAAATTAACGGTGACAAAGAGAAAAACACCAAATACGATCAGGTTGTGTTAGGTGCTGATTATGACTTCTCTAAACGTACCACTGCTAACGTACAGGCAGGCTGGTTGCGTGAAGGTAACGGCGAAGGTCTTGGTAAAGACAAAACTACCGCTGTCGGCGTTGGTCTGAAACACACATTCTAA
- a CDS encoding Rne/Rng family ribonuclease produces the protein MKRMLFNATQAEELRVAIVDGQSLLDLDIETLGKEQRKGNIYKGVITRIEPSLEACFVDYGTDRHGFLPFKEISRSYFQNYEGGRVRIQDVLSEGIEVIVQVEKDERGNKGAALTTFISLAGRYLVLMPNNPRGGGVSRRIEGEDRQELKQAMSELDTPRGMSLIARTAGIGRSTEELQWDLNYLIQLWRAIEQAAQQHSEPYLLFMESSLLIRAIRDYFQPDIGEILIDSQEVYDQIREFMSYVMPAYINRLRHYTDHIPLFSRFQIEQQIESAFSREVALPSGGAIVIDHTEALVSIDVNSARATRGADIEDTAFKTNMEAAEEVARQMRVRDLGGLVVIDFIDMENSKNQRDVEITLREALKKDRARVQMAKLSRFGLMELSRQRLKPSLGESSHTICPRCAGTGFIRSIESTALHILRIIQEESMKDNTAEVRVQVPVDVATFLLNEKRAELFGLEERLDVCVLLIPNIHLENPHYSVTRVRTDNVEENTVPSYHQVQEPENIGELPFSIGQNKPVKPEAAVKGIHHTQPAPVIEKTATGKTESVGMWKKLTGWLGNLLGGKAVESAASDRTVAEKTVKTTHQKKNQKSQTQERRQARAGRLAKNTDSASKSNSTNNNKVSTDPEITNRSASENRNRREEKRADRYATAQADTVADSVQEQNTFKQEQNTSRRRRQRTSGKNEMPVQQVNIINPVDETQTGDPLIITLTDTGSKNERHKARHDKNSRRQNGKKKRNYIVSARKISRNIDIAAITAQIQLTAEHVLNPEKDIHRISIYSAQPNTLSETHDVIVQNAVAQAKQAITHVLAQLETEQQLSAVDKADIVGTETIIRTQEAITTEPEIMITSTDADNSLCRIAEQGGLILVETSADKAVLTGNDAEPVPVQSKLRRKDIMLSKTDAAVTPAAMEQVETRA, from the coding sequence ATGAAACGAATGTTATTCAATGCTACACAGGCGGAAGAGCTGCGTGTGGCTATTGTGGATGGGCAAAGTCTGCTTGACCTTGACATCGAAACGCTGGGGAAAGAACAGCGTAAAGGCAATATCTATAAAGGTGTCATCACCCGTATCGAACCTTCTCTGGAAGCATGTTTTGTAGACTATGGCACAGACCGTCATGGTTTCTTACCATTTAAAGAAATCTCACGCAGCTATTTTCAGAATTATGAAGGTGGCCGTGTCCGGATTCAGGATGTACTTTCAGAAGGTATAGAAGTCATTGTACAAGTGGAAAAAGATGAGCGCGGTAATAAAGGCGCAGCTCTGACCACTTTTATCAGTCTGGCCGGACGCTATCTGGTACTGATGCCGAACAATCCGCGTGGCGGCGGTGTTTCCCGTCGTATTGAAGGAGAAGACCGGCAGGAGCTCAAGCAGGCAATGAGTGAGCTTGATACACCGCGCGGAATGAGCCTGATTGCACGTACAGCCGGTATTGGACGCAGTACCGAAGAATTACAGTGGGATCTTAATTATCTGATTCAGTTGTGGCGGGCAATTGAGCAGGCGGCACAGCAGCATAGTGAGCCTTACCTGCTGTTTATGGAAAGTTCCTTACTTATTCGTGCCATTCGCGATTATTTCCAGCCGGATATCGGGGAAATTCTGATTGACTCTCAGGAAGTGTATGATCAGATTCGTGAGTTTATGTCTTATGTGATGCCAGCCTATATTAACCGGTTGCGGCATTATACCGACCATATTCCGCTGTTTTCCCGTTTTCAGATAGAGCAGCAGATTGAGTCTGCGTTTTCGCGTGAAGTTGCTTTGCCATCCGGTGGTGCTATAGTTATCGACCACACCGAAGCATTGGTATCCATAGATGTTAACTCTGCCAGAGCAACCCGTGGTGCGGATATTGAAGATACTGCTTTCAAAACCAATATGGAGGCTGCTGAAGAGGTTGCACGGCAGATGCGTGTGCGTGACCTGGGCGGACTGGTAGTTATCGACTTCATTGACATGGAGAACAGTAAAAATCAGCGTGATGTAGAAATTACCCTGCGTGAAGCGCTGAAAAAAGACCGTGCCCGGGTACAAATGGCTAAATTGTCCCGCTTTGGTTTAATGGAATTATCCAGACAACGCCTGAAACCATCATTGGGAGAAAGTAGTCATACCATTTGTCCGCGCTGTGCCGGCACTGGTTTTATCCGCAGTATTGAATCAACTGCATTACACATCCTGCGCATCATTCAGGAAGAGTCAATGAAAGATAACACCGCTGAAGTACGGGTACAGGTACCGGTGGATGTGGCTACTTTTCTGCTGAATGAAAAACGTGCTGAACTGTTTGGTCTGGAAGAACGCCTGGATGTATGTGTATTGCTGATTCCGAATATTCATCTGGAAAATCCGCATTACAGCGTGACCCGTGTACGTACCGATAATGTGGAAGAAAATACCGTTCCCAGCTACCATCAGGTACAGGAACCGGAAAATATAGGCGAACTGCCTTTTTCTATTGGTCAGAATAAACCGGTTAAGCCAGAGGCGGCTGTTAAAGGAATTCATCATACTCAGCCTGCTCCGGTTATTGAGAAAACTGCTACAGGTAAAACTGAATCAGTAGGTATGTGGAAAAAACTGACTGGCTGGCTGGGTAATCTGCTGGGTGGAAAAGCGGTTGAATCTGCTGCATCAGATCGTACGGTAGCAGAAAAAACTGTCAAAACCACGCATCAGAAAAAAAATCAGAAATCACAGACACAAGAACGCCGTCAGGCACGTGCCGGCCGGTTGGCTAAAAATACTGATTCAGCCTCCAAAAGTAATAGTACCAATAACAATAAAGTATCAACTGATCCGGAAATAACTAATCGGTCAGCCAGTGAGAATCGTAACCGGCGTGAAGAAAAGCGTGCTGACAGATATGCAACTGCACAGGCAGATACAGTAGCTGATTCAGTTCAGGAACAAAATACTTTTAAACAGGAGCAGAATACCTCGCGCAGACGTCGTCAGCGGACATCAGGCAAAAATGAAATGCCTGTGCAACAGGTTAATATAATTAATCCGGTTGACGAAACTCAGACCGGAGATCCTCTGATTATTACTCTGACAGATACTGGATCGAAAAATGAACGGCATAAAGCACGGCATGATAAAAACAGCCGTCGACAGAATGGTAAGAAAAAACGCAACTACATTGTTTCTGCCAGAAAAATAAGTCGAAATATTGATATTGCTGCTATTACTGCGCAAATACAGTTAACTGCTGAGCATGTACTCAATCCTGAAAAAGATATTCATCGTATTAGTATTTATTCAGCGCAACCGAATACGTTGAGTGAAACTCATGATGTAATCGTGCAAAATGCAGTCGCACAGGCAAAGCAGGCTATTACACATGTGCTGGCACAGTTAGAAACAGAGCAGCAATTATCTGCTGTTGATAAAGCAGATATTGTTGGTACTGAGACTATTATTCGGACTCAAGAGGCAATTACAACTGAGCCTGAAATAATGATTACCAGCACAGATGCAGATAACAGTTTGTGCCGTATTGCTGAACAAGGCGGGCTGATACTGGTTGAGACCAGTGCGGATAAGGCAGTTTTAACCGGTAATGATGCAGAGCCGGTTCCGGTGCAGTCTAAACTGCGGCGTAAAGATATTATGCTTAGCAAGACGGATGCTGCTGTCACACCGGCAGCCATGGAACAGGTTGAAACCAGAGCATAG
- the pyrE gene encoding orotate phosphoribosyltransferase yields MSDFRQDFLHFALQQHVLKFGQFTTKAGRQSPYFFNAGLFNDGYSILQLARFYARSILASGIEFDMLFGPAYKGIILAAATAMMLAEEGRNVPYAYNRKEAKDHGEGGVLVGAPLKGRVLIIDDVISAGTSVRESVAIIQHEGAVTAGVAIALDRMEKGQGNQSAVQEVEQQYQIPVTAIATLEDLLLLLENDSTLADYRQPVADYRRQYGV; encoded by the coding sequence ATGTCTGATTTCCGTCAGGATTTTCTGCACTTCGCTCTGCAACAGCATGTTTTAAAATTTGGCCAGTTCACAACCAAAGCCGGCAGACAATCACCTTATTTTTTCAATGCCGGACTGTTTAATGATGGCTATAGTATTCTGCAACTGGCACGTTTTTATGCACGCTCGATTCTTGCCAGCGGTATTGAATTTGATATGCTGTTCGGACCGGCCTATAAAGGCATTATTCTGGCCGCAGCAACAGCCATGATGCTGGCGGAAGAAGGGCGTAATGTACCATATGCCTATAACCGTAAAGAAGCAAAAGACCATGGCGAAGGTGGCGTACTGGTTGGTGCACCGCTTAAAGGTCGTGTACTGATTATAGATGATGTTATTTCAGCCGGCACTTCCGTTCGTGAATCGGTTGCCATCATCCAGCATGAAGGCGCGGTTACCGCAGGTGTAGCCATTGCACTTGACCGCATGGAAAAAGGTCAGGGAAATCAATCCGCTGTTCAGGAAGTCGAACAACAGTATCAAATACCGGTAACGGCCATTGCCACATTGGAAGATTTACTGCTGTTATTAGAAAATGATTCAACACTGGCTGATTATCGCCAGCCGGTAGCTGATTACCGTCGGCAATATGGCGTGTAA
- a CDS encoding sigma 54-interacting transcriptional regulator, translated as MSEKILIVEDELNLRKLLSIFLSQEHYQVIAVDNAEDAIETLEQQPVDLILMDNRLPQMSGLEALKIIKQNYTDISIILMTAYAGVDTAVEALKLGAIDYIVKPFDLNELKALIKRTLELSKAKKEGMDLSPKIELFSSDNKGHILTNSPNMMELCRNIAKISQTKTTVLITGESGTGKELVAKTIHYYSTRSTGPFIKVNCGALPETLLESTLFGHEKGSFTGAYQRQIGLFERAHQGTLFLDEVAEMSTNLQVKLLRVIQEREFEPIGGSRLIKTDFRLIAATNRSLQDMISTGEFREDLFYRLNVMELSLPPLRDRKNDVMLLARYFANQFCHENNKELLDFSISAVEVLNQYPWPGNVRELSNAIEHAVVMSNGLFIYPQDLPAQIIAHKKTPDFHPDFSEDEQLGATLKEKVKIYEKELIINELRLNNGHRENTARSLGVSKRTLLYKMQEYDIVETIN; from the coding sequence ATGTCAGAAAAAATCTTAATTGTCGAAGATGAATTAAATCTGCGCAAACTGTTATCTATTTTTTTATCGCAGGAACATTATCAGGTTATTGCTGTTGATAATGCAGAAGACGCTATTGAAACCTTAGAACAGCAGCCGGTTGATTTAATTTTAATGGATAATCGCCTGCCTCAGATGAGCGGGCTGGAAGCACTGAAAATAATTAAACAGAACTATACTGATATATCCATTATCCTTATGACTGCCTATGCCGGTGTGGATACAGCGGTAGAAGCATTAAAACTCGGTGCAATTGATTATATTGTTAAACCCTTTGACCTGAATGAACTCAAAGCACTGATAAAACGTACCCTGGAGTTGAGCAAAGCTAAAAAAGAGGGAATGGATTTATCGCCAAAAATAGAATTATTCAGCTCGGATAATAAGGGGCATATTCTGACTAACAGTCCGAATATGATGGAACTGTGTCGCAATATTGCCAAAATTTCACAAACCAAAACCACCGTATTGATTACTGGTGAAAGCGGTACGGGTAAAGAATTAGTAGCCAAAACCATTCATTATTACAGTACCCGCTCAACCGGCCCGTTTATCAAAGTAAACTGCGGTGCATTACCGGAAACCTTGCTGGAAAGTACTTTATTCGGGCATGAAAAAGGATCATTTACCGGCGCTTATCAACGCCAGATTGGTTTATTTGAGCGGGCACACCAGGGTACACTTTTTCTGGATGAAGTAGCTGAAATGTCAACCAATCTTCAGGTTAAGCTTCTGCGGGTAATCCAGGAAAGAGAATTCGAACCAATCGGTGGCAGCAGATTAATTAAAACTGATTTCAGGCTGATTGCCGCTACCAATCGCAGCCTTCAGGATATGATCAGCACTGGTGAATTCCGCGAAGATTTATTCTACAGACTGAACGTAATGGAATTAAGCTTACCCCCCTTACGCGACCGGAAAAATGATGTCATGCTGCTGGCGCGCTATTTTGCCAATCAGTTTTGCCATGAAAATAATAAGGAGTTACTGGATTTTTCGATTAGTGCGGTAGAAGTACTTAATCAATACCCATGGCCGGGCAATGTGCGTGAATTGTCTAATGCCATCGAACATGCAGTAGTCATGTCCAACGGATTGTTTATCTATCCACAAGATTTGCCTGCACAAATTATTGCTCATAAAAAAACACCTGATTTTCATCCTGATTTTAGTGAAGATGAACAGCTTGGTGCTACCTTAAAAGAAAAAGTCAAAATTTATGAGAAGGAATTAATCATTAATGAATTGAGACTAAATAACGGACACCGGGAAAATACCGCCCGCTCACTAGGCGTCAGCAAAAGAACATTATTATATAAAATGCAGGAATACGATATTGTAGAAACCATTAATTAA
- the atoS gene encoding two-component system sensor histidine kinase AtoS, producing the protein MNTSFLQRLYPERISARIFLLVTFLSCFSIFVCAVLIDKEGRELLRQEKSHKLYAITKTLDLLLGDAYQQVDKSLPRTQQITQLNQYLSPKIEPLLKDMPNIAAGYYHKQLDAIVLYAPQSAYGVNVGKSIPAEHKGREVMTSGRHMVETGQQVRGNIMNAMIPIVRNNQIIGYIWANETLDDIEKQAFVFDKNVIIISLICMLSCICIASVLSRKLNTDINIIKQGLEKLPFSLDRRLPVIRGELNEIVSGINSLAEKLRKTKTINELILENTLDAVITVDNNGFITMLNPAAEKITGYQLEQVLGRPYSTIVDDKNFQSPLLDTLYNGIDHVGVEVDFPVARQIIRISASTSHLKDYQGNIIGAVVIFKDITEREEVEKLIQQTERLVALGELMAGIAHEIRNPLAAVRGFVQYLQNDLPRAEQNEYLDIILKEVDSINQVIQQLLDFSVPSKNYYVSVQLNDLINEVLVLVNSSHRSNNIVLTLSLASQLPPLYLDKELIKQAILNLLINAIQAVSDQGNIEISTLMSANQKYQLIRIKDDGEGIKSEIMDKIFTPFFTTKISGTGLGLAMVEKIVSSHKGQISIKNNEHSNGVTVEVALPVN; encoded by the coding sequence ATGAACACCAGTTTTCTTCAGCGCCTATATCCGGAACGAATCAGTGCCCGTATCTTTTTACTGGTGACCTTCCTATCCTGTTTTTCAATTTTTGTCTGTGCCGTTCTAATTGATAAAGAAGGGCGCGAACTTCTCAGACAGGAAAAAAGCCATAAACTTTATGCCATTACCAAAACTCTGGATTTGCTTTTAGGTGATGCTTACCAGCAAGTGGATAAAAGCCTGCCCCGAACACAACAAATTACCCAGCTTAATCAGTATCTCTCTCCTAAAATCGAACCGCTGCTGAAAGACATGCCGAATATTGCAGCCGGTTATTATCATAAACAATTAGATGCCATTGTGTTGTATGCCCCGCAGTCAGCCTATGGTGTGAATGTTGGTAAATCTATTCCGGCTGAGCATAAAGGGCGTGAAGTCATGACCAGCGGCCGGCATATGGTCGAAACCGGACAGCAAGTCCGCGGCAATATCATGAATGCCATGATTCCCATTGTGCGCAATAATCAGATAATTGGCTATATCTGGGCTAATGAAACTTTGGATGACATTGAAAAGCAGGCGTTTGTATTTGATAAAAATGTCATTATTATCAGCCTGATCTGTATGCTGAGCTGTATTTGTATTGCTTCTGTTTTATCCAGAAAACTGAATACTGATATCAATATAATCAAACAAGGGCTGGAAAAACTCCCCTTCTCGCTGGACAGGCGTCTGCCAGTTATACGCGGTGAGCTGAATGAAATTGTCAGCGGAATTAACAGTCTGGCCGAAAAGCTCAGAAAAACCAAAACCATCAACGAGCTGATTCTGGAAAACACACTGGATGCAGTTATTACTGTGGATAATAATGGCTTTATTACCATGTTAAATCCGGCTGCAGAAAAAATCACCGGCTATCAGCTGGAACAAGTCCTTGGCCGGCCATATTCAACCATAGTTGATGATAAAAATTTTCAAAGTCCTTTACTGGATACTTTATATAATGGTATCGATCATGTCGGTGTGGAAGTAGATTTCCCGGTTGCCCGGCAAATTATCCGAATCTCAGCCAGCACCAGCCATCTGAAAGATTATCAGGGCAATATTATTGGTGCCGTCGTTATTTTTAAAGATATCACCGAACGGGAAGAAGTAGAAAAGTTAATCCAGCAAACCGAACGTCTGGTGGCACTGGGCGAGCTGATGGCAGGCATTGCCCATGAAATCCGCAATCCGCTGGCTGCAGTACGCGGTTTCGTGCAATATCTGCAAAATGATTTACCTCGTGCTGAGCAAAATGAATATCTTGATATTATTCTGAAAGAAGTAGATTCGATTAATCAGGTAATTCAGCAGCTACTTGATTTCTCAGTACCCTCAAAAAATTATTATGTTTCGGTACAATTAAACGACCTGATTAATGAAGTGCTGGTACTGGTTAATTCATCTCACCGCTCAAATAACATCGTCCTGACTCTTTCATTAGCCAGCCAGTTACCGCCATTGTATCTGGATAAAGAATTAATCAAACAAGCAATACTGAATTTATTAATCAATGCCATCCAGGCAGTCAGTGATCAGGGCAACATTGAAATCTCTACATTAATGTCTGCTAACCAAAAGTATCAGTTAATCCGGATAAAGGATGATGGTGAAGGCATTAAAAGCGAAATAATGGATAAAATCTTTACACCATTTTTTACCACTAAAATTTCTGGTACCGGACTGGGTCTGGCCATGGTAGAGAAAATAGTTTCCTCACATAAAGGGCAAATTAGCATTAAAAATAATGAGCACAGCAATGGTGTTACGGTTGAAGTAGCACTTCCCGTTAACTGA